Below is a genomic region from Acidobacteriota bacterium.
ATCCACGGTGCCGGTGGCCAGCAGTCGCTCGAAGCCCTGCAGCGTCCATTCCCGCTCGCCGTAGGCGATCAGCGTGGAGGTCTTGTCGCGCAAGGTGCGGTAGCCCTCGGGGTCCCACGCCCCTAGCGGTTCTTCGATCCAGTTCAAGTCGTACTCGTCGAATGCTTCGCAGCGCCGCACCGCCGTGGTCACGTCCCAGCGGATCTTGATTCCCATGTCGATCATGAGCTGCCGGTCGGGGCCGATGGCCTCGCGCATGGCCCGCACGTATTCCACGTCGCGGTCGTGCTCGTAGCCCAAGTGTGCGTCGCCGCGCTTGCCGAAGCCGGTCTTGATGCCTTGTAGGCCCGTGGAGAGCCACTCCAGCGTCTCCTCGCACATGGCGGGGATCTCTGCGTGGTGGGCGTGGCAGGAGGCGATGCCCGGCAATCTGTCGTGTACCGGCCCGCCGAGTAGTTTCGTGACGCTGGTGTTCAGCGCCTTGCCCTTCAGGTCCCAGATGGCGATGTCGAGCGCCGAGATGGCGTAGGAGGCGATGCCGCCCTCGTAGCCGTACCACCAGGTGTGGTTCTTCATGGCCCGGTACAGGGCGTCGTTGGATACGGGGTCCTTGCCGATGATCAACTCGGCGAGGCCTTCGATCACCGCGGCGGTGGCTCGGGAGGCCTCGGGCCACATGGTGATGGACTCGCCCCAGCCCACTTGCCCGTCGTCGGCGGTCACCTTCACGAGGCAGAGGTGCCGGTAGGCGTTGAAGTCATTCGGCTCCGGGTAGGTGACCGGGATCGGCTCGACGGCAACGATCTTCATGCTGAGGCTCCTTGGGTGTGTGATTGTGAGCAGGGTCGAGTGCGGCGACAGGTCGGCGCCGAGTCTTCGGACGGATATCGGTCAGGTTCGGCTTCGGCACGCGCCGGCACCGGCGCGCAGTGGCCGTTCTGAGGCTGGCGAGCGCCGTCGTCCACAGTGCAGCCGGTTGTGCTCACCACATCACCAGCCCGCCGGTGTGGTTGATGGCCTGACCCGTCATGTACGCGCTGTCCCGACCCACCAGGAAGCTGATGAGGCCGCTGATCTCCGCCGGCGTGGAGCCTCGCCCGAGGGGTACGAGGTGCGTGCGGGCCTCGGAGAGCTCGTCGGGCGTCATGCCCCGCAGCGGCGCCACCTCGGCCAGCACCTTGTCCTGCATGGGCGTGTCCACGATGCCGGGGCAGATGGCGTTGACCCGCACCGGGATGTGGGCCAAATCGTAGGCGAAGGAGCGGGTGACCGACAGGATCATGCACTTGGTGGCCGCGTAGATGCCGGCCTCGGTGGTGCTGGTGAGCTTCCCCGAGGAGGACGACAGGTTCACGATGGCGCTGCCCGCCGGCATCGTCGGCCCGATCGTCTGGCAGAGGAAGAAGATCGACTCCACGTTC
It encodes:
- a CDS encoding mandelate racemase/muconate lactonizing enzyme family protein — encoded protein: MKIVAVEPIPVTYPEPNDFNAYRHLCLVKVTADDGQVGWGESITMWPEASRATAAVIEGLAELIIGKDPVSNDALYRAMKNHTWWYGYEGGIASYAISALDIAIWDLKGKALNTSVTKLLGGPVHDRLPGIASCHAHHAEIPAMCEETLEWLSTGLQGIKTGFGKRGDAHLGYEHDRDVEYVRAMREAIGPDRQLMIDMGIKIRWDVTTAVRRCEAFDEYDLNWIEEPLGAWDPEGYRTLRDKTSTLIAYGEREWTLQGFERLLATGTVDVIGCDPGRAEGITGFKKMSERVEFYRRQANAHAWSSAIVSAASLAVSFSSSACTLFEFKPLRN
- a CDS encoding SDR family oxidoreductase; translated protein: MVAMSSGGNGPQRRIVVTGAAQGIGRGAVERFLSEGDSVLGVDLNAKKLAEIEPLGADTLVADLADPAGRAAVTEASAGCDGLVNAAGIIILKKLQDVTVEDWRRIVQVNVESIFFLCQTIGPTMPAGSAIVNLSSSSGKLTSTTEAGIYAATKCMILSVTRSFAYDLAHIPVRVNAICPGIVDTPMQDKVLAEVAPLRGMTPDELSEARTHLVPLGRGSTPAEISGLISFLVGRDSAYMTGQAINHTGGLVMW